In Neovison vison isolate M4711 chromosome 11, ASM_NN_V1, whole genome shotgun sequence, one genomic interval encodes:
- the LOC122890216 gene encoding sorting nexin-29-like produces MCRRKNVLQSCQIKEALVSQMRQEFIDLRGPVPGDLSQTSEDQSLSDFEISTRTLINVWIPSVFLWGKAANAFHVYQVYIRIKDDEWNVYRRYTEFWSLHHKLQNKYPQVRGYNFPPKKAIGNRDAKFVEERRKQLQNYLHCIMNKVIQVAPEFAASPKKETLVQLIPFFVSQNVPEPNRSVAVASVGN; encoded by the coding sequence ATGTGCAGAAGGAAAAATGTACTCCAATCCTGCCAGATTAAGGAGGCCCTCGTGTCCCAGATGAGGCAGGAGTTCATTGACCTGCGGGGACCGGTTCCCGGAGATTTGAGTCAAACGTCCGAAGACCAGAGTTTATCGGATTTTGAAATATCAACGCGGACACTGATCAACGTGTGGATCCCGTCGGTGTTTCTCTGGGGCAAAGCGGCGAACGCCTTCCACGTGTATCAGGTCTACATCCGGATAAAAGACGACGAGTGGAACGTCTACCGGCGGTACACAGAGTTCTGGAGTTTGCACCACAAGTTACAGAACAAGTACCCGCAAGTGAGGGGCTACAACTTCCCACCCAAAAAGGCCATTGGAAACAGGGATGCCAAGTTTGTGGAGGAGCGGAGGAAGCAGCTCCAGAATTACCTGCACTGCATCATGAACAAGGTCATCCAGGTGGCCCCCGAGTTCGCTGCCAGCCCCAAGAAGGAGACCCTCGTGCAGCTCATACCATTTTTTGTCTCACAGAATGTTCCAGAACCAAATAGGTCCGTCGCTGTTGCCTCGGTGGGTAACTGA